TCTACCTCAGCTCCGTGCTCGTGTCGCTCGTCAACAGGCTCACCAGTAGCTCCAGCTCCACGGCAGGCAATGGCAATGGCGGCTGGCTTGccaacaacgacctcaacaaggacAGGCTCGACCTCTTCTACTGCCTCCTCGCGGCACTCAGCATGCTTAACTTCTTCAACTACCTCTTCTGGGCACGGTGGTACTCCAAGAGCGTAGAGACGCTGCAAGTGCaagtcgtcggagtcggaagcgGCGGCGGTGAGCAGCAGGGTGACGAAATGACACCCCTGAGTGCTGAGATTAATATGACTGGGTCCTTGAAAACAAGTTCAGCCAATTAATCAACTAAACTAGCGTACGTCAAGTGTAGGTATCTTGTCTGCTTTCATGGTTTTTCTTCATTCGCAACTATCTTAGAACATATGTGTGTGTGAGGGTTAGATTAATCTCACAAAGCGATAGATAGCTGATCACAATTAACGACCTTGGCCGGGCCAAGTTAATTTAAGGGTGTGTAGTTATGTAAATTCAACTCATGTATGGATGCATGAGTAGAAGTGGTTTGGGTAGCTGAACCTATATATTAGTCCCCTTACACGCGGGTTGAGCTAATACTATGTATATGTAGTTGTGTGTAAATGCAAATGATGTATTATCTATTTATTTATCTTACTATTTCGACAACAAAAGCAATCTCCACTCTGCACCTTGACTTTCAATGCCTAGAATCACTACATtgtcaagtaaaataatatcaactgCGCATATATGTGTGAATAAATTACGCAACATTGTCCTTACTTAAAAGGATAGCCCAAAATGCAATTATGCCAATTTCACTATCACCCACCCATGCCATTGATTTCAAATACATGAACTTAAGTAGATACCTCAAGATAGCAAGCTCCTTCTCTGCGAACCGAGCGAGAGCAGCTGTAGCCTTAGCCTACACTCTACAGCTAGAGCAACGACCATCCACCTGAAAGAGAGTGTGTCGCAACTTGCAAATCGCCACCATATGCAATGCATATTAGGATTTCTGGGTGTATCACCGGTATGCAAGGTACAGCAGACACAGCTAGGTGGAGCACGGCAGCTAGCAGGTACGGCTGGACCCGGACGCGGCCGTCGGCGCCCGCGCGCCGCCCGGCCTCCACGGCCCGCACCGCCTCCTGCCGCAGCTCCGGCGGCAGCTGCAGGCAGACCCAGTCCATGAGCGCGTCCACGTCCTTGGCGAAGTCCAGCAGCGAGCAGTCTGCTTTCGTTGAGCTGATGGCGGAAGATAGCGGAGGCTGGGCATGCTCCCCAAGGACAAGGAGATCAAATCATGGGAGGCTTCGGCAGGCATGCAAGCTGATACACGGTAAGTACAACTCTCAAACTGGTATTTCCTTTGATTTGGCGGATTCATCTTCGAGTTTTGGTGTCCCCTCGGGTGAGCATGGAGCCTATGGTTCTTCCAGCGAATCCGCTTCTTCTTCGGATGAACCTACTGGTGCTCATACTCAGATTGAGGGGGGAGTTAATTGTGATAATCGGATGTTGGAACAAACATCTTTGGTAGGGGGCGATACTCTGATTCCCCACAATACAGACTCCGGTGTTTTAGCTGAACAAATTGTTCTTACAGCAAAACACTTTGGATCCCCTGAAGAAGACGACAAGGTGTTCACGAAAATTGAATCAAATCGAAATGTGAGGCTGCGGCGGGGTCCTAAGGCTCGGATAATGGCCTCAGGTAAACCTTTGCCACGCAAAGCTTGCATTATCAGGCCATGGCGCGGACCGCTGCCGCGGCCGCGATCGGCGGCGAGACTGACGCTTGAGGCTTTCTTGACAGCGCACCCATTCTGGACCCACAAATCAGTGTCTTCAGGTGGTAACGAGATAATTTCGGGAGTTAATGCTGGGGGGCTGTCGTCTCCCGAAGAGTCGCGTGCGATCCTCCCAAGGACGACTTGCACTTCTTCCAGTTCGTGTGGCTGGGACAGCAAGGTTGGGAGAGGTCCTCAAGTTAACTCATCGGACTCCGTTTTAGCCGACCTAATCAAGAGGGCCAAGGCTTTTGGAAAACCACGCTCCTGCTTGTTCCGGCTTCATCAAGGCAAGGTCCCTAGGCCGGTGGCGGTGGATTTAAAAGGGGCCATCCTCTCATCGCATTCACCATCCTATGCTGAGATGGCTGCCCGTCCGCCTGCTCCAGCCAGCAGGTCGAGTGAAGCTGCTCATCGCCCATTCGTCCCAAACAGCAGACTCCCAGGGATGGCGGTTTCCAGACAGAGTGATGGGTGGCGTGGGCGCACCTCCCCACGTCAAGGACGTGGATTTGGAGTGCAGCCGCAGCGCCATGGTCCGGGGCACGGAGGTCCCCTGGGCCGGGGCAGTCTTGGTCGTGGAGCAGCGGGCCGGGGTGGACGATTTCCACCACAGCCGCGGTTCCAACAGTACGGGGAGGTGCCCGCGGCAAGCCAGGAGACGATGCCTCAGGCGGCCACTGCTGATGGTATGTCTTGGATGCCAAGGGATGCTGAGCGCAGGCAGTCAACAGCGGCTCCCCCAGGTAACTCTGTGAAAGCAAAGAAACTAAAGTCTCCTCTGTGCTTCCGTTGCAAGTTGAGTGGCCATTTAAATGATGAGTGCAAGGCAGATTTAGATTGTGTGGTGTGTAACAAGAAGAATTCACATGTGGTAGCCAAGTGCCCCCTACTG
This portion of the Zea mays cultivar B73 chromosome 2, Zm-B73-REFERENCE-NAM-5.0, whole genome shotgun sequence genome encodes:
- the LOC103647970 gene encoding uncharacterized protein isoform X4; the protein is MHIRISGCITGMQGTADTARWSTAASRYGWTRTRPSAPARRPASTARTASCRSSGGSCRQTQSMSASTSLAKSSSEQSAFVELMAEDSGGWACSPRTRRSNHGRLRQACKLIHGYPFGVTEAIKLGHPSARGAATVGCGGFATLGANGHGLFFPGAWVAI
- the LOC103647970 gene encoding uncharacterized protein isoform X3; protein product: MHIRISGCITGMQGTADTARWSTAASRYGWTRTRPSAPARRPASTARTASCRSSGGSCRQTQSMSASTSLAKSSSEQSAFVELMAEDSGGWACSPRTRRSNHGRLRQACKLIHAKHFGSPEEDDKVFTKIESNRNVRLRRGPKARIMASGYPFGVTEAIKLGHPSARGAATVGCGGFATLGANGHGLFFPGAWVAI